One genomic window of Salmo salar chromosome ssa12, Ssal_v3.1, whole genome shotgun sequence includes the following:
- the LOC106566173 gene encoding anti-Muellerian hormone type-2 receptor isoform X2 → MWQYLVIFGCKMVVGGCLDPVCFTSTTHVDYIRCECSSNLCNGNITWSAEEKQPQLKHSSYSADMVTATVVVLGMLLCTLVVAVKCRHRFRGYDDKQRLSLPEESLTSLCSCHMSKQSDMDLTSMELQQIVGSGHFASVWQGSYQGTTVAVKVFPTWCRQEFTAEREVYGLPHLVHSGIAHFLGAGRKSDSGDCVLLLELATCGSLSSFLSKNSSDWTTTLKLAQSLSEGLAYLHSDFYRHGVHKPAVAHRDLSSNNVLVRDDGTCVLCDFGSSTILRSCAGPHSWQRYMVNAQGQVGTLCYMAPELLDGCVNLSSGWCLIQGDVYSLGTLLWELLMRCSDLFIGGPVPEHRLPYEEELGASPSLEQLIIHVSERRERPSVPKHWQQGLHDILLDSWDHDSDARLTAQCARDRLVSLPPCCSI, encoded by the exons ATGTGGCAGTATTTAGTCATCTTTG GTTGCAAAATGGTAGTCGGTGGCTGCCTAGATCCTGTCTGCTTTACATCAACCACCCATGTAGACTACATCAGATGTGAGTGCAGCTCAAACCTCTGTAATGGCAACATCACCTGGAGCGCAGAAGAGAAGCAACCTCAACTCAAACACTCATCTTACTCTGCAG ACATGGTCACGGCCACTGTGGTTGTCCTTGGGATGTTACTGTGTACCCTAGTTGTGGCAGTTAAATGCAGACATCGTTTCAGAGGTTACG ATGACAAGCAGCGTCTATCGTTGCCAGAGGAATCTCTGACCTCACTGTGCTCATGTCACATGTCAAAGCAGTCTGATATGGACCTGACCAGCATGGAACTACAGCAG ATTGTAGGTAGTGGTCACTTTGCGTCGGTGTGGCAGGGAAGTTACCAAGGGACTACGGTGGCTGTGAAGGTGTTCCCTACCTGGTGCAGACAGGAGTTCACAGCGGAGAGGGAAGTGTACGGACTACCACATCTGGTGCATTCTGGGATTGCTCACTTCCTGGGAGCCGGCAGGAAGTCAGATAGCGGAGACTGCGTCCTGCTCCTGGAGCTAGCCACATGC GGCTCTCTCAGCTCCTTCCTGTCCAAGAACAGCAGTGACTGGACGACAACACTGAAGCTGGCCCAGTCTCTGTCTGAGGGACTGGCTTACCTCCATTCTGACTTCTACAGGCATG ggGTGCACAAGCCAGCGGTGGCCCATAGAGATCTCAGCAGTAACAATGTGCTCGTGAGGGACGATGGTACCTGTGTCCTGTGTGACTTTGGCTCTTCCACCATCCTGCGCTCATGCGCCGGTCCACACAGCTGGCAGCGCTACATGGTTAACGCACAG GGCCAGGTGGGGACGTTGTGCTATATGGCCCCTGAGCTCCTGGATGGCTGTGTGAACCTGAGCAGTGGTTGGTGTCTCATACAAGGAGACGTCTACTCCTTAGGAACGCTGCTTTGGGAGCTGCTGATGCGCTGCTCAGACCTTTTCATAG GCGGCCCAGTGCCAGAACACAGACTGCCGTATGAAGAGGAGCTAGGGGCCAGTCCTTCTTTAGAGCAGCTCATAATCCATGTATCTGAGAGAAGGGAACGTCCTTCAGTACCCAAACACTGGCAACAG
- the LOC106566173 gene encoding anti-Muellerian hormone type-2 receptor isoform X1: MWQYLVIFGCLSVSVPAPAVEQGRSCVFLTSSRNSKKMEEGLVNGTIQYCAHTNCCVGFFRIIEGQPVAELQGCKMVVGGCLDPVCFTSTTHVDYIRCECSSNLCNGNITWSAEEKQPQLKHSSYSADMVTATVVVLGMLLCTLVVAVKCRHRFRGYDDKQRLSLPEESLTSLCSCHMSKQSDMDLTSMELQQIVGSGHFASVWQGSYQGTTVAVKVFPTWCRQEFTAEREVYGLPHLVHSGIAHFLGAGRKSDSGDCVLLLELATCGSLSSFLSKNSSDWTTTLKLAQSLSEGLAYLHSDFYRHGVHKPAVAHRDLSSNNVLVRDDGTCVLCDFGSSTILRSCAGPHSWQRYMVNAQGQVGTLCYMAPELLDGCVNLSSGWCLIQGDVYSLGTLLWELLMRCSDLFIGGPVPEHRLPYEEELGASPSLEQLIIHVSERRERPSVPKHWQQGLHDILLDSWDHDSDARLTAQCARDRLVSLPPCCSI, from the exons ATGTGGCAGTATTTAGTCATCTTTG gatgtctgtcagtgtctgtccCGGCTCCAGCGGTGGAGCAGGGAAGGAGTTGTGTGTTCCTGACCAGTTCCCGTAACTCCAAGAAAATGGAGGAGGGTCTCGTTAACGGGACAATCCAGTACTGTGCCCACACTAACTGCTGTGTCGGCTTCTTCCGTATTATCGAGGGCCAGCCAGTGGCAGAACTACAAG GTTGCAAAATGGTAGTCGGTGGCTGCCTAGATCCTGTCTGCTTTACATCAACCACCCATGTAGACTACATCAGATGTGAGTGCAGCTCAAACCTCTGTAATGGCAACATCACCTGGAGCGCAGAAGAGAAGCAACCTCAACTCAAACACTCATCTTACTCTGCAG ACATGGTCACGGCCACTGTGGTTGTCCTTGGGATGTTACTGTGTACCCTAGTTGTGGCAGTTAAATGCAGACATCGTTTCAGAGGTTACG ATGACAAGCAGCGTCTATCGTTGCCAGAGGAATCTCTGACCTCACTGTGCTCATGTCACATGTCAAAGCAGTCTGATATGGACCTGACCAGCATGGAACTACAGCAG ATTGTAGGTAGTGGTCACTTTGCGTCGGTGTGGCAGGGAAGTTACCAAGGGACTACGGTGGCTGTGAAGGTGTTCCCTACCTGGTGCAGACAGGAGTTCACAGCGGAGAGGGAAGTGTACGGACTACCACATCTGGTGCATTCTGGGATTGCTCACTTCCTGGGAGCCGGCAGGAAGTCAGATAGCGGAGACTGCGTCCTGCTCCTGGAGCTAGCCACATGC GGCTCTCTCAGCTCCTTCCTGTCCAAGAACAGCAGTGACTGGACGACAACACTGAAGCTGGCCCAGTCTCTGTCTGAGGGACTGGCTTACCTCCATTCTGACTTCTACAGGCATG ggGTGCACAAGCCAGCGGTGGCCCATAGAGATCTCAGCAGTAACAATGTGCTCGTGAGGGACGATGGTACCTGTGTCCTGTGTGACTTTGGCTCTTCCACCATCCTGCGCTCATGCGCCGGTCCACACAGCTGGCAGCGCTACATGGTTAACGCACAG GGCCAGGTGGGGACGTTGTGCTATATGGCCCCTGAGCTCCTGGATGGCTGTGTGAACCTGAGCAGTGGTTGGTGTCTCATACAAGGAGACGTCTACTCCTTAGGAACGCTGCTTTGGGAGCTGCTGATGCGCTGCTCAGACCTTTTCATAG GCGGCCCAGTGCCAGAACACAGACTGCCGTATGAAGAGGAGCTAGGGGCCAGTCCTTCTTTAGAGCAGCTCATAATCCATGTATCTGAGAGAAGGGAACGTCCTTCAGTACCCAAACACTGGCAACAG